The genomic stretch GCTGATGGCCAGGAAGACGGTGGACGCCGAGACTGCTGTGCAAGTGGCACTGCTCAACAACAAGGGCCTTCAGGCGGCCTATGCCGACCTCGGGGAGAGTGCAGCAGATGCCTGGCAGACGCAGCTTTCGGTTCTGCCGAAGTTCTCGGTTGGCGTCTCCGGTATCGGCACACCCGGGCTTGAAGCCTACCGGGTGCTGGAAGGCGCCATCGCGGCAAACATCCTGTCATTGGTGACCTATGACAGGAACATGAAGATCGCCGAGACACGCTTCCGGCAGGCGCAGCTCAATGCAGCGCTCGCAACCATCTCACTTGCCGCCGATACCCGCCGGGCCTGGATCAACGCGGTCGCGGCATGGGAGAATGTCGTCTACCTCAACCGTGCGCGCGCTGCGGCGGAGGCGGCGTCCGATCTGACCCAGAAACTGGGTGAGGCGGGGTCGATGCCTAAGGGAGAGCAAGCCCGGGAACATGTATTCTATGCCGAGCTGACGGGCGAAACCGCGAAGGCAAGATTGGCTGCGCGGCTGGCGAAGGAAGAGCTGATCCGGCTGATGGGACTGTCTGGGTCCGACATCGAGTTCCAGATACCGAACCAGCTCCCGTCATTGCCTCGGGTCCTGATCAAACGGGACGAAATCGAGGCCGAAGCGCTCCACAAGCGCATCGATCTCCAAATCGCCCGACTGGAACTTCAGGCGACGGCGCAGTCCTACAAGCTGGAGGACGCAACCCGGATCGTCACGGACATCGAGCTGGTGGGCATGGTGGAGAAGGAGCGCGAACGGGAAGATCATGGCATTGTCTCCGAAGTGTCGCGGACCGCTTCTCTGGAGTTCACGATCCCGATCTTCGATTCCGGCCAGGCGCGGCTTCGAAAGGGCGAGCTGGCCTATATGCGGGCGGCCAACCAACTGGCGGAAAAGGCGGTCAACGCCCGCTCGGAGGCGAGGTCCGCCTACCAGGCGTACCGCTCCAACCACGACATTGCGCGCCACTACAGGAACAGCGTTCTGCCCTTGCGCAAGGCGGTCGAGGAGCAGTCGCTTCTCACCTATAACGGCATGCTCACAAGCACCTTCGAACTGATCTCGGACAGCCGGGACAGCGTCAATTCAGCCCTCCTCGCAGTCAACGCAAAGAGAGACTTCTGGCTCGCCGAAGCGAACCTTGCGCCCGCCGTCTACGGCGGCAGCGCCGGTGCGCCTTCCGGTGAAACAGAGGTCGCCTCTGCGGAAGCGGCCGAGAGCGGCGGGCACTAAAGGAAACGATCATGTTCAGCAGAAGACAATTACTGGGAGCAGGTGCGGCAGGTGCCGCATTGGTTTCCTCGCAGGCGTGGGGCCGGACTTCCAACATGGGTTTGCCGGAGGCGGCACTGATGGATACGGCCGCAACACAGACGCCGCTCAGGCCCACCACCGGCCCCGACTACAATCCGGTGGTCACCCTGAACGGATGGACCCTGCCGTTCCGGATGAACAATGGCGTCAAGGAGTTCCACCTGGTGGCCGAACCGGTCGAACGTGAGATGGCGGAAGGCATGACGGCCTATCTCTGGGGGTACAACGGCCAGTCCCCTGGGCCGACGATTGAGGCCGTCGAGGGTGACCGGGTCCGCATCTTCGTCACGAACAAGCTTCCGGAGCACACGACGATCCACTGGCATGGCATGATTCTGCCCTCGGGCATGGACGGTGTCGGCGGTCTCTCGCAGCCTCATATCCCGGTCGGCAAGACCTTCGTCTACGAGTTCGACCTCGTGAAGTCGGGTACCTTCATGTACCACCCGCATTCGGACGAAATGGTCCAGATGGCGATGGGCATGATGGGCTTCTTCGTGGTCCATCCCAAGGACCCAACCTTCATGCCGGTCGACCGCGACTTCGTCTTCCTCCTGAATGCGTTCGACATCGAGCCGGGCTCCTATGTCCCGCGCATCATGGAAATGACCGACTTCAATCTCTGGGCCTGGAACAGCCGCGTCTTTCCCGGCATCGACCCGCTTGTGGTTTCGAAGAATGACAAGGTCCGTGTCCGCGTCGGCAATCTGACGATGACCAACCATCCGATCCACATGCACGGCTACGACTTCGAGGTCACCTGCACGGATGGAGGCTGGGTGCGTCCGGAAGCACGCTGGCCGGAGGTCAGCATCGACATCCCGGTCGGCGCGATGCGCGCCTATGAGTTCGACGCCAAGTATGTCGGCGACTGGGCGATCCACTGCCACAAGTCGCACCACACCATGAATGCCATGGGCCATGACATCCCGACCTTTATTGGCGTCGACAAGAAGGAGGTGGCGAAGAAAATCCGCCGCTTGCAGCCGGAATACATGCCCATGGGGACTGCCGGGATGGCGGACATGGGCGAGATGTCCATGGAGATACCCGAAAATACTGTGCCCATGATGACCGGGTGGGGCCCGCATGGCCCCATCGAGATGGGCGGCATGTTCTCGGTCGTGAAGGTTCGCGAGGGCATCTCCGCTGGCGATTACAGCGATCCGGGCTGGTACGAGAACCCGCCCGGCACCCAGGCATGGGAATGGACCGGAAGCCTCCCAGATGCGCCCAAGGCCACCGACGCGACGACCACAATCACCCCGAACCATTCGGAACACCACTGATCGAAACTCACCAAAGGAAGGATAAAGCCTATGAAGACTGCAGTTATCACCCTGCTCATGGCCGGTCTGGCCACACCCGTCATCGCCGCCGGAAACCACGCCGGAGGTCACGGCGAGATGGCGGTGGGTGAACCCGGACAGAAGTCGAAGGTCACCCAGACGATTCGTGTCAGCATGAAGGAAACCGATGACGGCCGCATGGTCTTCACACCGGATAGCTTCAAGGTCCGCAAGGGCCAGACGATCCGCTTTGCCGTGAAGAACGATGGTGAAGTGGACCACGAATTCGTTCTCGACCAGGAGAACAAGGTCATGGAGCACAAGGCTCTCATGGAGAAGTTCCCCGAGATGGAGCACGACGACCCTAACGCGATCCGGCTGGCGCCGGGCGAATCTGGAGAGATCGTCTGGAAGTTCACGAATGACGGCGTCTTCAAGGTCGCCTGCCTCGTGCCCGGCCACTACGACGCCGGAATGCACGGCAACGTCACCGTCGCCAAGAAGTAGGAAACGAAAGGAACACTGCCATGAAAGCAATTCTCAACATCGCGCTTGCCGCTGTCCTGACCTTGGGTGCGTTCACCGGAGCCTTCGCCCAGGAGTTCACCAAGGGCACGGTCAAGAAGGTCGACACCAAGGCCAAGAAGGTTACCCTCATCCACGAAGAGCTGAAGAGCCTCGACATGCCAGCAATGACCATGGTCTTCTATGTGAAGGATGAGGCGATGCTGGACAAGATGAAGCAGGGTTCGAGCGTCGAGTTCGTTGCTGACCGTCTGAACGGTAAGCTGACTGTCACGCAGCTGAAGTAAAGACCTTGGCCGCCCCGGCAACCCGTGGCGGCCAGAACCCTAGAGGAGAAGCAGATGAAACGTAGAACATTCATCAGCCTGGTCGCATCGGCAGTAGCCGCTCCGGGCATGGTCCTAGCAGCAGCACCGAAAATGACGGTTCACAAGGACGCGAACTGCGGATGTTGCGCCGCATGGGCATCGGCCTTCGGCAAGGCCGGATATGACGTCAGTACCGTCAACGAAGCCGACATGGATGCCGTGAAGGTCGGTCTCAAAGTCCCCCCTGATCTGTGGGGCTGCCATACGGCGGAAGTCGACGGCTACTACCTTGAAGGACATGTCCCCCTGGACGCTGCAGAGAAACTTCTACGCGAACGTCCGCCGCTTGCCGGGCTTGCCGTCGCGGGCATGCCATCCGGCTCACTTGGCATGGGGGATGACCCACGGGCTAGCTATGACGTGATGGCCGTGCCTCGCGACGGTTCAGCACCTTACGTCTATCTTGCGGTGAGACCGAGCTAGAGCATTCGCCGCTGCAAGGGGAACCGCCGCAAAGACGACTGCGAGGAAGGCTGCAGGCACAGAGCCTACAGTCCGAATGATGCCAGGATAGGGCAAGGCCCCTTCTTGCCTGAGGCACATTCGCCGATCAGCCGTTCCAGAGCCTCGCGCGCCCTGTTCAATTCGCTGATCCGCTCATTGAGTGCGGCGAGACGTGCCCTGGCGGCCTCGCGAGCGCGCTCCCTGTCATCGCTCGCATCGAGATCGAGCAGTTCCCTGATCTCCTCCAGCGTGAATCCAGCCGACTGGGCCTGCTTGATGAACAGGAGCCGCCGGACGTCCTCGCTTCCATAGCGCCTGCCACCTTCCAGGCGCTTCGGCGTCCGCAGAAGACCCTTGCGCTGGTAGAACCTGATGGTTTCCACCCCGACTTTTCCTGTGGCCGCGAATTTTCCGATTGTCATATCCATAGGGGCTTGACTCCGTACCATGGTACGGAACCTATGGTCTCACCAACGGTTTCACAAGACGAAGGAAACGTGAAAATGTTGGAGAGAACAGACCCCGCATTGCTGGAGAAGAAGGCCGTCCTCTACCGGATGGTCATGCCCGGGCATACCTGCCCCTATGGCCTGAAGGCAAAGGACCTGCTCCGCCGGGAAGGCTACAAGGTCGAGGACCACCACCTGACCACCCGTGAAGAGACCGATGCGTTCAAGGCGAAGCATGGTGTCTCGACCACTCCGCAGGTATTTGTCAGCGGCTACCGTGTCGGCGGCCACGATGACCTGCGCAGGTTCCTCGGGAAGTCAGTGGCCGACCCCAAAGCGACCACCTATCGGCCGGTCATCGTTCTGTTTACGCTGACGGCTCTGATGGCTCTCGCTGCAAGCTATGCCGTCCTGGGCAACCCGTTCACACTGCGCGCAGCGGAGTGGTTCATCGCCTTTTCCATGGTCGTTCTGGCGATGCTGAAGCTCCAGAACGTCGAGAGTTTCGCGACCATGTTCCTGAACTACGACCTCCTGGCTAAACGTTGGGTTCCCTACAGCTACATCTATCCTTACGCGGAGGGGCTGGCAGGCGTTCTGATGGTGGCCGGAGTGGCGAACTGGCTCTCTGTCCCGGTGGCGCTATTCATCGGCACCATTGGAGCAGTCTCGGTCTTCAAGGCGGTCTACATCGACAGACGGGAGCTGAAGTGCGCCTGCGTTGGTGGATCGAGCAATGTACCGCTCGGCTTAATCTCTCTGACCGAGAACCTGATGATGATCGCCATGGCGATCTGGATGGCACTCGCTTCGACGGGGCTCGCCCCTGGTCATGCAATGTAGCGACAGTGCAAGAGACGTCTGCCAAGGTGCCTGATGCTGACAAAGCCTCAGGCACCCTGACTTACGAGGGTACTGTAGTGCCCAAAGCTTGGCGGCATAGGCCATGTCCCGCTTTAGGCCGAGTAGCGACGAAATGTGCGATGATCCGCTGCCCTGATGGAGGCGACGCGGCGGGAGGAGTGGCGGAGAACTCCTCATGGATATTGCACCACTACGTCCCGCCGCCCCTGGAACAAGGGTATCTTAGTCGGTCAGAAGCGCCCACTTCAGCCAAAGAACGTGTCGTGGATCCGTGTTCGACTGGAAATGTGCGGAGCGATTAAAGAGCTAGCGCTCTTCAATCTCGCCGTCACAGAGCAATCTTCGCGCCTGCGACCTAGTAAGACTGAAGGTCGAAGACCTGTGGTCTGGTGGGGATCGAGCCACCATCATCCAGAAGGAGACGAAGCGGCCCGTACAGTTCGAAGTGACCAAGCAGACGAAAGCTGCACTTGCAGCATGGCTCCCCATTCGGAGGCCGACTACCGTCATGGCAGGATCGCTTTATCTGGGAATATGCCGTCTCTTTGATTCGAGTGAGTTGAGGAAAGAGCTCTTCGTTGTGACGCATCCGCAGTCCATTCACCACACAGCGAAGAAGGTGGGTGGCTGGTACGACACCGGACTTACTAGCAAGGGCAGAGAAGACGCCGAGGCTATCGCTGAGCACATGGAGGGGTAGATGTCGTCGATCCAAGCGTTGATGATCGATGTGGATTGCGTCCTGGTTTGCGGCCGCCCTTCCGACGGAAGACCGTGGGCATCGACCGTTGAGGACGATCTCGGGCTGCCAGTTGCGGACCTTCAGCGAGAGTTCTTCTCTCCTTACTGGGACGAGATCGTTCTTTGCCGGGCGGCGCTGGTCGATCATCTGAAGCCGGTCCTTGCAAAGATTGCTCCCCATCTTTCCTGCGGGACACAAGCGCGAAGCTTCAAAGAGGGGGGCAATGGATGCTTAGAGGACGTTACCGCCGTGGCGGTACCACGACGCGCGCCGGGCGTAGAAGGCAATCGCTGCCCAGACCGCGGTGCGCAAAAGCAGCGCGCCGACGGTCCTCATTTCGTAGAGCCCGCCCGTAGCGACGTGTATCGCAAACCCCACCAGGATCAGGAACGTCGCGACGAACAGGGCGAGTGACAGACCGACCGCCCAGTCCTGGCGCAGGAAAAGGCCCAGGCCTGAGGCGACATAGGCGACGCCGGCCAGGAAGTTGAACCACAGAACGAAGGGTACGACATTTCCGAGGACGTCCGTCGCCGTCGCTGGTCCGAAGATGGCAGTCCCACCTGAAACGACCGTCAGCACGCCAAATACAAGCCCGACCCCGGCCAAGACTTTCAGGTGCATCGGCGATTTCGGCAATTCATCCATGCCATGCACTCCCTTCTATGCCTTCCAGAAGCCCGTCTCGGAGATGATACAGCCGGTCGAAGCGATCATAGATCTTCTCGTCGTGCGTGACGGCGATGATGCAGGCATCGTGCTCGGCCGCCAGCTTGCGAAGCAGATCCATGACGATCCCGGCTCGCTTGGAATCAAGTGCCGCGGTCGGTTCGTCGGCGAGGATGATGCGCGGGCTGTTGGCGAGCGCTCTGGCGATGGCGACGCGTTGGGCTTCACCGCCGGAGAGCAGCGCCGGCATGGCGTCCTTGCGATGGCCGACTTCGAGATGGTCCAGCAGTTCGACGGCGCGCCGCTGCGCTTCGGCGGCCGGTTTGCCCGCCAGGTGCAGCACAAGGGCGACATTGTCGCGTGCGTTGAGGAAGGGCAGGAGATTGTGGAACTGGAAGATAAAGCCGATCTTGTCGAGCCGCAGGCGCCGGAGATCACCCCTCAGCCAACGATTGTCATAGACGGTCTCTCCGTCGAGCCGCACGCGGCCTTCGCTTGGATCGATGATGCAACCGATGACGTTGAGCAGGGTCGTCTTGCCTGATCCGGAAGGGCCGAGCAGCGCCACGACCTCACCCGGAGAAACCTTGAGATCGACATCGCGCAAGGCATCCACCCGGGTCGGGCCCTCGCCATAATGTTTCGAAAGCGAGGCGACTTCCACGACCGGTTTCTTATCGGTGTCGGTCATGGTCATCCTCCGATCGCCGTTGCCGGATCGACCTTGAGGGCCGCACGTACGCCGAGACCGCTCGCAAGCACGCACACCACGAAGATGATGCCCGCCAGCGCAAGTGCGTTGATGGGTTCGAGCATGACCCGGCGGGGGAAGAAGTCCTTGATCAGCAGGATCAGGACCAAGCCGAGGCTCCATCCGACGGTGCCGAGTGCTACGGCCTGCTGCACGATCAGCGCGACGATTGTGCGGTCGGGCGCCCCGATCAGCTTCAGGGTGGCAATCTGCTTCAGCTTTTCCATGGTCATCGTATAGATGATGAGGGCGATGACCACGGCGGAGACCGTCAGCAGGATCCCGAGGAACAGCCCGATCTGGCGACGGGCTCGATCGACCACGGACCGTACCAGCAACTCCTCCTGCTCCACCTGCGTCATGGCAGACAGGTGCTTCCATTGGCGCACCGTCTGCGCAATCGATGCGACATCCGCATCGGGTTTAATCCGGGCGACCACGGCTGCGATCGTGTTGCTGCTGGAAGGCACGTCTCCGCGTGCCGACTGAATCCTGGCGGCGGGCGGGGCAAGTTGCGACTGGAGCGCCTGCGCATCCGGCAACGTGACATAGGCGACGGGATCGCCACCTGAATTTACGGCATCTTCTATCAGTCCAACCACGGTGTAGCGGTCACGACCGAGGGTGATCCGGTCGCCGATGGTAAGGCCCGCCTTGCGGTCGACGACCAGCTCGAAATGGCTCCGCTGGATCTGCCGGCCCTCGGCGATCTCGGGCGGACCGCCGAGATGGCCATGCTCGTAACCGATCAGGTAGAGTCTCAAGGTACGCCCGGCGACCGGTGCCTCGATCGTCTGGTAGGTGATGCCACCTGCATCGTCCACGCCGTGCAGACGTGCCACGGCCTCACGGGTGTCCGCGGGTATCTTCGACGCCTCCGCGAATGGGCCGAGCCGGCCCGCTTCCACCACCCACAGGTCAGCCTGCGGAGCCCGCACGATGTTCAGCGCATCCGCAACAAGGCCGTTGTAGATGCCCATCATGGCGAGGACGACCGCCATCAGCAAACCGAGCCCGAAGCAGGTCAGAACGAAGCGGAAAAGGTTGTGGCGGACGTCGCGATAGGCAAGGTTCATGGCGAAGTCTCATCGATCGCACGTGCCTTGCGCCCCTCGGACAATCCTTTGGTCGGAGCCGTGACGATTATGGCCTCCTCGGGCAATCCGCCCGACACTTCGACACGCCCGTCTTCGGTACGATGGCCGAACGTCAGTTCGACCTCGACCAGCCGACCATCCTCGATGATGAAGACCTTGCCCCTGTGGCCGTCGAACCCCCGGATTGCCGCCTCCGGAACCAGAAGTGCCTGCTCAAGCTTCGCCACCGTCACCAGGACCTCGGCCTGTTCCCCGAGATAGGCGCGGGGAGGGCAGACCTCGCACGCAATCCAGACGCGACGTTCCTCGTTGGTGCGGTCACTCTCTATGCCGATCCGGGCCACCTTGCCGCGGTAGACATCGTGCGGCATCGACCGCAGACGCACCTCGGCATCCTGGCCGACCGCCAGCGAACCGCCACGCTCCTCATCGATATAGGCGAGCACCCACACGCTTGTCGGATCCATGAGCGTGTAGATGACGTCGCCGGCACGAACAACCGTTCCCGCCTCCACATGTCGATCCACGACGATCCCGTCGAACGGTGCCGTGAGCGTGTGCTGCTTCAGGATGGCCTGCTCGTAGGCAAAGGCGGCAGCGGCATCCTCTGCCTGAGACCTGACAACGGAGACGTCGGTCCGTGCGACGGTGACATCGGCGTAAGCAACGTCGACATCCCGTTTCGCTTCCTCGGCTGCCTGGCGAGAGCTTACATTGCGTCCCGCAAGTTCCTGCTGCCGTTCGTTTGCTGCGCGCCGCTGTTGAAGAACGGCTTCCGCCCTTCCCACATTCGCCTCGGCCTTGGCGAGATTGGCTGTTGCGGCATCCACGGCCGCCTGGGCGCGCGCCACACGGGCTTCCTGGGCGTCCTGATCGAGACTTGCGAGCAGGTCTCCTCGGGCGACTGTGTCGCCTTCATCGGCGCGAAGTTGCGTCAACGCTGCGCCCACCTGGAAACCGATCCTGGAAACGATCCGGGCTTCCACCGTGCCAAGGCCATACACCCGGATGGCGACGTCCTTCTCACTGGACGCGACGGGGAGGGGCAGGGGCCTTGCAACAACAAAGGCGTAGGTGCCGCCTGCGATGATCACGAGCGCTGCGATTGCCAGATAGGACAGTGATTTCGTCGTCATATTAAGCCCTCCTCTGAGGAGATGCCGCAAACAGCCGGAGTTGCACCTGGACGAGGCGCGCGCCCTCCTGCCTGACATCGAATTCGCGGGCGCCAAGCGACCAGCGGATCGCCAGCCCCTGAACAAGCGACAGAAGCAGCGCGGCTGCGTCGGACGGGTCCAGATCACGGCGGAAGACCCCTGCATCACGCCCTTTGGCGACTTCATCGTGCAGGAGGTTGCGGAATGCAGCCATGGCTCCGGCGAATGTCTTGCGCAGATCACCGTTCTCAACTTGCAGTTCGCGCGAGAAGAGGATGGCGGGCAGCGCAGGGTTTTCCGCGATTGTACTCAGTTGCGTGTCAATCACCGCGGCAATGCGAGCCTCTGAGGAGATCTGATCGCCAAGCGCGGCTTGCCATGATGAGTGCATTCGCTGACGAGTTCTTATCGCCAAAGCCGCCCATAGGGCCTGCTTGGTCGGGAAGTGTCGGAAGATGGCCGGCTGCGTCAGCCCGATTGCGTCAGCTACCGCGCCAGTGGTGAGGCGATCCGGCCCCAACTCGTCTGCGAGCCGAAGTGCTACCGTGAGGATCTGTTCTTTGCGCTCTTCCGCTGTCTTCCTCACGACCACCCCCTCCCTTGGGTTAGTAAGTAATAACTAACTGACTTTCTTCGGTGTGTCAATGATGTATCACGGGGCGAGGGACCTACTGGACACCGCCAGCCGCTGCCCTCGAAATCGGAAGCTGCAGGCTCGCCTGGAAACCAGATTTCCCTCCAGCCCGGGGAGACTTGAGAATCAGTCTGCTGCCGATGCGCTCGGCGATCGCTGCAACGATGGCGAGACCCAGCCCGCGTCCTTCCGTGCTCCGGCCCCCGCGCTCGAAGCGGGTCGCAAGCGGCGACAGGGTCTTTTCGGGGGTGATGGCTGCCTCGCTGGCAACCGTCAGGATCCCGTCGTTCAGCAGCGACACGTCGATCGGCTGATCGTCCGATCCATGACGCAAGGCGGCATGCGGTGAATGGACCTACCATGGGCGCCCGGTGGTCGGCGCTGTTCTTCGCGCCGCCGGAATTTGATCCTACGCCCGTGCGGTCCGCGCTTCAGACGGCGGTGGAGGCCGTGGATCGCAGCATGTCCACCTGGAAGTCGGACAGTGACCTCATGTGTCTGAACCGGGCACCGGTTGGCGAATGGGTTTCGGTTGCCGCTGACCTCCGACAGGTTATTGAGCTCGGGTTGAAGATCGGCCATGAATCGGGCGGCTTGTTCGATATCGGCCTGGGCGACGCGGTTGGGGCCTGGGGGTTTGGTCCCGCCGCAGCCGACACGCATGCTATCAAGGCAGCGATGAGAGCAAGGCGTCGAGCCACCGACGAGATCCTGGAGCTCCATGAGGGGCGCATCCGCAAACTTGCGCCGGTGAGGCTGGACCTCAATGGCATCGCCAAGGGCTATGGGGCTGATCGCCTCGCGAAAACGCACCAGGCGTTGGGCATCTGCCAGGCGCTCGTCGGGATCGACGGCGAGATGAGGGCGATCGGCACGCGTCCGGACGGCGAGGGCTGGACAATCGCTGTTGAGCAACCGGATCCGGATCGTCGCGCGCCCCACTCGATCCTGGCGCTTCAGGACGCCGCCGTCGCCACGTCGGGCGATTACCGGCACTGGGTCGAGGTGCAGGGTCGACGGGTGTCGCACACGATGAACCCGCAAACCGGCGCGTCGCTTCTCTCCTCGCCCGCTTCTGTGACCGTCGTCGCCCGGACCTGCGCGGAGGCCGATGCCTGGGCCACCGCATTGATGGTGGCGGGTCCTGAGGCCGGACCCGGGCTCGCGATGCGGAACAGGCTGCAGGCACTCTTCATCATGCGCCAGCCGGGAGGTAGTTGCCGGAGCCTTGGCATCGGGCAGCTGTTTTCGGAAGGCGTCTCAGCCGCGCATTTCTGTTGAAGGGCAAGGCAGGGCTTCGGCGGGTTCTTCTCCTGGAGGTTCAGGCCCTTGTGGCGATCATCGTCTCGTACAGCGTTTCGGAGCGATCGCCAATGAATGTTAGCGTAGCGGTGACTGGTGAGAGACGAACAAGCAGGAATCCGAGCTTGGCCGCGGAAAAGAGCGTCCCGTCGATCGGCTGGACCTCCCGCGTATTGGCAGCGGCACCCGAGGTCACGTAGGAGATGCCAGCCCTTTTGATGTGTTGCAGGTCATGGCCGTTGATGTAGAGCTGAACACCGTACCGCTCGAACAGCGGGGGAAGGAGGTCGACCAGTGCTTTGGTGCTTCCATGTGAACCGCCGGAATAGACGGGATGGTGGCCGATGACGATCTTCCACCGTGCGGTGCTTCGTTGAAGTTCCTGTTCCAGCCAGCGAAGTTGCTCCGTCACGGACGGATCGCTCCACACGACCGTCCGCCACCAGCGAGCATCGGCGATGGGCGTCGTGTCGATGAAGAAGAAGTCGGCGGCCACGCCCGAGAGCTCGCGGTGCAATGTGTAGTAGGGCTTCGGCATGTTCCAGCGCGGGCTGCGACTGGTGTAGTCGATCTGCGCCTGTGAATTGCCCTTGTGATCGTGGTTCCCGAGCACGGCATACCACGGAACGTCCAGCGCTTCTCTCGAATAGGTCTTTTCGAAGACGGTCGTCCAGACGGGGTCCTCGGCGCTGGATACGCCTCTAGGATAGAAGTTGTCCCCGACCGCCAGGACGAATTGCACGTTTGCTTCCCGACCTGTCTCAGCCATCGCCTGTGCTACCCGCACCGCGGCATCATGATGGCCAGGATTGCCCCAGTCGCCGATGGCAACGAATGCGAGCTCGTCGCCCAAAGCTGGGGCGAGCACTGCGCCGGCGCCCGCCTTGCTCACCAAGAAGCCTGCAGCAGTGGCACACAGGAAGTCTCTTCGGCGCATCAGCATCTGTGATCCCTGTCTGTGTCCCATACGCGGCTAGAGCCCTAAGCTGACAGCAGCCTGAATACTGCCTTTTCGCCTCCTTTGCGGTGCATGCGCCAGCAAACGGAGCGGTGGAGATATCCTAGCCGCCGCCAAGGATGGACAACTCGCGCTGCATGCTGCGGTTGGCGCGTGATTGTGAGGTCTGGGCGAGGGGGATCGTCAACACTAGTGTGAGCAGTGCCATCACAAACAGAATTCCTAACCGCGAGCG from Pseudorhizobium banfieldiae encodes the following:
- a CDS encoding FAD:protein FMN transferase — encoded protein: MGARWSALFFAPPEFDPTPVRSALQTAVEAVDRSMSTWKSDSDLMCLNRAPVGEWVSVAADLRQVIELGLKIGHESGGLFDIGLGDAVGAWGFGPAAADTHAIKAAMRARRRATDEILELHEGRIRKLAPVRLDLNGIAKGYGADRLAKTHQALGICQALVGIDGEMRAIGTRPDGEGWTIAVEQPDPDRRAPHSILALQDAAVATSGDYRHWVEVQGRRVSHTMNPQTGASLLSSPASVTVVARTCAEADAWATALMVAGPEAGPGLAMRNRLQALFIMRQPGGSCRSLGIGQLFSEGVSAAHFC
- a CDS encoding TetR/AcrR family transcriptional regulator, whose product is MRKTAEERKEQILTVALRLADELGPDRLTTGAVADAIGLTQPAIFRHFPTKQALWAALAIRTRQRMHSSWQAALGDQISSEARIAAVIDTQLSTIAENPALPAILFSRELQVENGDLRKTFAGAMAAFRNLLHDEVAKGRDAGVFRRDLDPSDAAALLLSLVQGLAIRWSLGAREFDVRQEGARLVQVQLRLFAASPQRRA
- a CDS encoding efflux RND transporter periplasmic adaptor subunit, which gives rise to MTTKSLSYLAIAALVIIAGGTYAFVVARPLPLPVASSEKDVAIRVYGLGTVEARIVSRIGFQVGAALTQLRADEGDTVARGDLLASLDQDAQEARVARAQAAVDAATANLAKAEANVGRAEAVLQQRRAANERQQELAGRNVSSRQAAEEAKRDVDVAYADVTVARTDVSVVRSQAEDAAAAFAYEQAILKQHTLTAPFDGIVVDRHVEAGTVVRAGDVIYTLMDPTSVWVLAYIDEERGGSLAVGQDAEVRLRSMPHDVYRGKVARIGIESDRTNEERRVWIACEVCPPRAYLGEQAEVLVTVAKLEQALLVPEAAIRGFDGHRGKVFIIEDGRLVEVELTFGHRTEDGRVEVSGGLPEEAIIVTAPTKGLSEGRKARAIDETSP
- a CDS encoding purple acid phosphatase family protein, whose amino-acid sequence is MLMRRRDFLCATAAGFLVSKAGAGAVLAPALGDELAFVAIGDWGNPGHHDAAVRVAQAMAETGREANVQFVLAVGDNFYPRGVSSAEDPVWTTVFEKTYSREALDVPWYAVLGNHDHKGNSQAQIDYTSRSPRWNMPKPYYTLHRELSGVAADFFFIDTTPIADARWWRTVVWSDPSVTEQLRWLEQELQRSTARWKIVIGHHPVYSGGSHGSTKALVDLLPPLFERYGVQLYINGHDLQHIKRAGISYVTSGAAANTREVQPIDGTLFSAAKLGFLLVRLSPVTATLTFIGDRSETLYETMIATRA
- a CDS encoding ATP-binding protein gives rise to the protein MRHGSDDQPIDVSLLNDGILTVASEAAITPEKTLSPLATRFERGGRSTEGRGLGLAIVAAIAERIGSRLILKSPRAGGKSGFQASLQLPISRAAAGGVQ